The DNA region GCCACCGCAGTGCAGTTGCCGCGCAAGTGTTAGCGCGACACGGATTCGAACAAGTGAGCCACTTATCTGGCGGTACTGCATTACTCATTGAAGCTGATGCGCGCGACAAAGCCATCTTTGCCAACTAAATAACAGCGTTGATTGATACAGGCGCTGTTCCAAATGTTTGCATCGCTCAATTGCTTCCAAGTCATATCGGCGCTGTTAAGATAAGCAGCGCCATTCGGGTTACTCACTAACATATCGCCGTTTGGGCGAACCGTTAAGCTGTAAAGTGCACCGTTAAACTCAGGCTCGGGCAGGGCGGCAAACTCGCCGTTTTGATACCGCATAAGTCGCGGAACTGCGGCGGGATCATTTAAATCACCACCAGCAATAATTACATCGTTTTCAGCAAGTGGCCAAACGCTCGCAATACCGGCGCTAGGCCCAGCTGGCAGTGGCGTATCAATGGCTTTGAAACGAATACCAAAATTACGTTTTACTAATAATCGAGCTTTACTGCTATTGGCGGTGCCAATGGCCCAGACATTGTTGTTAAAGCGTACACAACCGCCACTGGCAGCTAACCCGCCCTCATCGGGCAATGGCGCACTATCTACCACATTACTTGCCGATAACCAGTTGCGTCCGTCGGTGCTGCGTACCATTTCCCAGCGGCCTTCAAGACTATCGCCATATACCCAAGCTTCACCGCTATTCGCCATGGCGATGCAGTTAAGAAATTGATTCGAACCCGCACGATAGCGAAGTTGCCAATTGCGTCCGCCATTCGAAGTGTAATAAACGCGCGAGTCACCATTTTCGCCAATACTTAAGGCGTAGGCGTGGTTCGCATCAAGCGCTTCAATGTCGCGAAACTGCAGGCTTTCGTTGGCGGGATTAAAGTACTCCCATGTATCGCCAGCATCGGTGCTGCGAGCAATTGTTGCATTCGAGCCGCTCATCCAGACAACATTGTTGGTTGGTGCGCTAACACCAATCCAATGCACGTCGGGCTTACTCTCTAAAGAGGTAACACTTATTGCCGTTGCAACAACCAAACTTACCGCAATCATAAAGCCTCGTTTTTATTTAAGCGAATGCATCTATCGTGGCTGGTTCAGCGACTAAACACAAGCTAACTTCACCGCTTTGTCGGTAATCGTTGCAAACGAAGTGCGTTTAGAACCACTGAAACTGAGCTCAAGGCCATGGCGCCACCGGCTAACCATGGAGCCAACAAGCCGCTCGCAGCTACCGGAATTCCTAATGTGTTATACGCGAATG from Pseudidiomarina andamanensis includes:
- a CDS encoding WD40/YVTN/BNR-like repeat-containing protein → MIAVSLVVATAISVTSLESKPDVHWIGVSAPTNNVVWMSGSNATIARSTDAGDTWEYFNPANESLQFRDIEALDANHAYALSIGENGDSRVYYTSNGGRNWQLRYRAGSNQFLNCIAMANSGEAWVYGDSLEGRWEMVRSTDGRNWLSASNVVDSAPLPDEGGLAASGGCVRFNNNVWAIGTANSSKARLLVKRNFGIRFKAIDTPLPAGPSAGIASVWPLAENDVIIAGGDLNDPAAVPRLMRYQNGEFAALPEPEFNGALYSLTVRPNGDMLVSNPNGAAYLNSADMTWKQLSDANIWNSACINQRCYLVGKDGFVARISFNE